Proteins found in one Ptychodera flava strain L36383 chromosome 16, AS_Pfla_20210202, whole genome shotgun sequence genomic segment:
- the LOC139114214 gene encoding 3-keto-steroid reductase/17-beta-hydroxysteroid dehydrogenase 7-like isoform X1: MSDSCPSTTDCKVAVITGGNAGIGLALAERLLTADQTVRVCLACRNMTKADAAQKALQLSHPGSHVDTLKIDVSDVQSVYNAADELKERYSRIDYLYFNAGIMPNPSVDWGNFFRGLFSTKVVHMISTGEGLLMQQDSTTKDGLRAVFTTNVFGHFVLLKELEDLLSKQSRPATVVWTSSSNAKKAAFSLDDIQHENGYEPYASSKYAVDLLSIAINQELNSKGIYNHVTNPGLVMTNMTNNIMPSWFWSLFIPILILFRIVSPTMTLSPYNGAECLFWFFNKDPSKIDVDKKYHSSATVLGNRFLRQEKLTYEKDVPMQLYKKLVAMEQTYRRKYKRD, encoded by the exons AGGTATTGGTCTAGCATTGGCTGAGAGGCTCCTGACAGCTGATCAGACTGTGAGGGTCTGCCTTGCTTGTCGTAACATGACCAAAGCTGATGCCGCCCAGAAAGCATTACAACTCTCTCACCCGGGATCTCATGTAGATACTTTGAAAATTGATGTCAGTGATGTACAGTCAGTTTACAATGCTGCAGATGAACTCAAAGAAAG ATATAGTCGTATTGATTACCTTTACTTCAATGCAGGGATTATGCCAAATCCATCAGTTgattggggcaattttttcaggGGTCTATTTTCCAC GAAAGTTGTTCATATGATTTCCACTGGTGAGGGTCTCTTAATGCAGCAGGACAGTACTACGAAAGATGGTCTCAGGGCAGTTTTTACCACCAATGTGTTTGGTCACTTCGTACTG TTGAAGGAACTTGAAGACTTACTCAGTAAACAGTCCAGGCCGGCAACAGTTGTGTGGACGTCTTCCAGCAATGCAAAGAAAGCTGCATTTAGTTTAGATGATATACAACACGAGAATGG GTATGAGCCTTACGCCTCGTCTAAATACGCAGTGGATCTACTGAGCATCGCCATCAACCAAGAACTCAATTCCAAAGGAATCTacaatcatgtgaccaatccggGACTTGTCATGACCAACATGACAAACAACATCATGCCAAGCTGGTTCTGGTCTTTGTTCATACCGATATTGATTTTG tTTCGTATTGTATCACCAACCATGACACTGAGTCCATACAATGGTGCCGAGTGTTTG TTCTGGTTCTTCAACAAAGACCCATCAAAAATAGACGTAGATAAAAAGTACCACAGCAGTGCAACAGTCCTTGGAAACAGGTTCCTACGACAAGAAAAG CTGACTTATGAGAAGGACGTCCCAATGCAACTTTACAAGAAACTGGTGGCAATGGAACAGACATACAGGAGAAAATACAAGAGAGATTGA
- the LOC139114214 gene encoding 3-keto-steroid reductase/17-beta-hydroxysteroid dehydrogenase 7-like isoform X2, with translation MSDSCPSTTDCKVAVITGGNAGIGLALAERLLTADQTVRVCLACRNMTKADAAQKALQLSHPGSHVDTLKIDVSDVQSVYNAADELKERKVVHMISTGEGLLMQQDSTTKDGLRAVFTTNVFGHFVLLKELEDLLSKQSRPATVVWTSSSNAKKAAFSLDDIQHENGYEPYASSKYAVDLLSIAINQELNSKGIYNHVTNPGLVMTNMTNNIMPSWFWSLFIPILILFRIVSPTMTLSPYNGAECLFWFFNKDPSKIDVDKKYHSSATVLGNRFLRQEKLTYEKDVPMQLYKKLVAMEQTYRRKYKRD, from the exons AGGTATTGGTCTAGCATTGGCTGAGAGGCTCCTGACAGCTGATCAGACTGTGAGGGTCTGCCTTGCTTGTCGTAACATGACCAAAGCTGATGCCGCCCAGAAAGCATTACAACTCTCTCACCCGGGATCTCATGTAGATACTTTGAAAATTGATGTCAGTGATGTACAGTCAGTTTACAATGCTGCAGATGAACTCAAAGAAAG GAAAGTTGTTCATATGATTTCCACTGGTGAGGGTCTCTTAATGCAGCAGGACAGTACTACGAAAGATGGTCTCAGGGCAGTTTTTACCACCAATGTGTTTGGTCACTTCGTACTG TTGAAGGAACTTGAAGACTTACTCAGTAAACAGTCCAGGCCGGCAACAGTTGTGTGGACGTCTTCCAGCAATGCAAAGAAAGCTGCATTTAGTTTAGATGATATACAACACGAGAATGG GTATGAGCCTTACGCCTCGTCTAAATACGCAGTGGATCTACTGAGCATCGCCATCAACCAAGAACTCAATTCCAAAGGAATCTacaatcatgtgaccaatccggGACTTGTCATGACCAACATGACAAACAACATCATGCCAAGCTGGTTCTGGTCTTTGTTCATACCGATATTGATTTTG tTTCGTATTGTATCACCAACCATGACACTGAGTCCATACAATGGTGCCGAGTGTTTG TTCTGGTTCTTCAACAAAGACCCATCAAAAATAGACGTAGATAAAAAGTACCACAGCAGTGCAACAGTCCTTGGAAACAGGTTCCTACGACAAGAAAAG CTGACTTATGAGAAGGACGTCCCAATGCAACTTTACAAGAAACTGGTGGCAATGGAACAGACATACAGGAGAAAATACAAGAGAGATTGA